From one Salinibacterium hongtaonis genomic stretch:
- a CDS encoding ROK family transcriptional regulator: MTPRSSAASLDDVRRHNLGRIVEIVHHSGAISRSQLTRATGLNRSTISALVGELVAAGLVSEADPTGDRRVGRPSPVVSAGASAVAFAVHAELDSITVGLVQLGGVVIAKLRVDVDQVPTAESAVEVAAALIERLSHEHGVERSAGVGVAVPGLVRDGDGVVRLAPHLLWRDAPIERMLSRATNLPVSVANDATLGARAERTFGAGRGVDDLVYLNGGASGIGGGIVLGGRTLTGLSGYAGEFGHAFSTDAGAALEDLVDRASLTAALGVAAPTDAELEMALAASTDAEVAQLVARQATTLGRGLAGTINILNPAAVILGGFLGVIFDCAPEHLLAAVREHTLAPAFDDVSVARAQLGDNLLMIGAGELAFDRCISNPLGALRAQK, from the coding sequence ATGACACCACGATCGAGCGCCGCGAGCCTCGACGATGTGCGCCGACACAACCTCGGTCGCATCGTCGAAATCGTGCACCACAGCGGCGCCATCTCGCGCTCGCAACTCACCAGGGCGACGGGCCTTAACCGCTCCACAATCTCGGCGCTGGTCGGCGAGCTCGTGGCCGCTGGTCTCGTTTCTGAGGCAGATCCCACGGGTGACCGCCGGGTGGGGAGGCCCTCTCCGGTCGTCTCAGCGGGGGCATCCGCAGTGGCCTTCGCCGTGCACGCCGAACTCGACTCCATCACCGTCGGGCTCGTGCAACTGGGCGGCGTCGTCATAGCCAAGCTCAGGGTCGATGTCGACCAGGTGCCCACGGCAGAATCTGCCGTCGAGGTTGCCGCCGCGCTCATCGAGCGACTCTCCCACGAGCACGGCGTTGAGCGCTCTGCCGGAGTCGGGGTCGCCGTTCCCGGCCTCGTGCGCGACGGCGACGGTGTCGTGCGGCTCGCCCCCCATCTGCTCTGGCGCGACGCCCCCATCGAGCGGATGCTCAGCCGGGCCACGAATCTGCCCGTCTCTGTGGCCAACGATGCGACCCTGGGGGCCAGGGCGGAGCGCACCTTCGGCGCGGGCAGGGGAGTCGACGATCTCGTCTATCTCAACGGCGGGGCCAGCGGCATCGGTGGCGGCATCGTGCTGGGAGGCCGAACCCTCACGGGGCTCAGCGGCTATGCAGGTGAGTTCGGCCACGCATTCAGCACCGATGCCGGGGCGGCCCTGGAGGATCTCGTCGATCGGGCCTCGCTCACGGCGGCGCTGGGCGTCGCCGCCCCCACCGATGCGGAACTCGAAATGGCGCTCGCCGCTTCGACCGATGCCGAGGTTGCTCAGCTTGTCGCGCGGCAGGCGACCACGCTGGGCCGAGGGCTTGCCGGAACGATCAACATCCTGAACCCCGCCGCTGTCATTCTCGGAGGCTTTCTCGGTGTCATCTTCGACTGTGCGCCAGAGCATCTCCTCGCCGCCGTGCGAGAGCACACGCTTGCCCCGGCCTTCGACGACGTGAGCGTCGCCAGAGCGCAACTCGGCGACAACCTGCTCATGATCGGGGCGGGCGAGCTGGCCTTCGACCGCTGTATTTCCAACCCGCTCGGGGCCCTGCGCGCGCAGAAGTGA
- a CDS encoding carbohydrate ABC transporter permease: MTTLSQTTVHGTRSHPVKKKPFDMGQVWVYVVALTAVAASIVPVAYIWIGGFRRTSDINAAPAGWPDPWTVESYVRVLTSSRFWGSVFSSTLVGVGTTLGVVLLGVMAAFVIARYSFRGRGGLYALFAAGLMFPVTVAALPLSILLRDLGLHGTFLGLIIPQVAFALPTTIIILVPFLRAIPSELEEAAAIDGASRIGFFWRIMLPLSVPGLITVGVLAFIGSWNAYLLPLLIMAAGGMPQDLWTLPLGVQQFSTQYSSDTGAVLAYTSLSMVPALAFFLLAEKRIVGGLTGAVKG; the protein is encoded by the coding sequence ATGACAACCCTCTCGCAGACCACCGTGCACGGCACCCGAAGCCACCCCGTCAAGAAAAAGCCCTTCGACATGGGACAGGTCTGGGTCTACGTCGTCGCGCTCACCGCGGTAGCCGCATCGATCGTGCCCGTTGCCTACATCTGGATCGGAGGCTTTCGGCGCACCTCCGACATCAACGCCGCCCCGGCCGGCTGGCCAGACCCCTGGACCGTCGAGAGCTACGTGCGCGTACTCACCTCCAGCAGGTTCTGGGGATCGGTGTTCTCCTCGACCCTCGTAGGGGTGGGCACAACACTCGGCGTGGTTCTCCTCGGCGTTATGGCCGCCTTCGTGATCGCGCGGTACAGCTTTCGCGGCCGCGGCGGGCTCTACGCGCTCTTCGCCGCCGGCCTGATGTTTCCCGTCACGGTCGCTGCGCTGCCGCTGAGCATCCTGCTTCGGGACCTCGGACTTCACGGCACGTTCCTGGGGCTCATCATTCCTCAGGTTGCGTTCGCCCTGCCGACGACAATCATCATCTTGGTTCCCTTTCTGAGGGCGATCCCGTCGGAGCTCGAAGAAGCAGCCGCAATCGATGGCGCGAGCCGGATCGGTTTTTTCTGGCGCATCATGCTGCCCCTCTCGGTGCCGGGGCTCATCACGGTGGGTGTGCTCGCCTTCATCGGCAGCTGGAACGCCTATCTGCTGCCGCTGCTCATCATGGCCGCGGGCGGCATGCCCCAGGACCTGTGGACCCTGCCGCTCGGCGTGCAGCAGTTCTCGACCCAGTACTCGTCTGACACCGGCGCGGTACTCGCATACACATCGCTCTCGATGGTTCCGGCACTCGCCTTCTTCCTCCTCGCGGAGAAGCGCATCGTCGGCGGCCTGACCGGCGCAGTCAAGGGATAG
- a CDS encoding carbohydrate ABC transporter permease translates to MTISTGIDRKPAPEPAPLTGRPSRVTLGRTAKYVLLILFLVVVLMPVYVLVVTSLKPPQDVNPATSWGLPVRWPWEPALEGGATGFDNWSLAWDALSPAIARTFLLAIPAAIISSFLGAMNGFVLSRWRFPRADWVFTFILFGMFIPYQAIMTPLVQMKTSLGLPSGISTLLVVHIIYGLPICTLIFRNYYTGIPMELMEASRVDGAGMLRTFASIVLPLSLPGFVVTIIWQFTSAWNDFLFALFLSNQREGPVSLALNNLAQGAQLANYGSAMAGALLASLPTLVVYIVLGKYFIGGLMSGSVKS, encoded by the coding sequence ATGACGATCTCGACGGGCATCGACAGAAAGCCCGCGCCAGAACCCGCCCCTCTCACGGGGCGGCCGAGCAGGGTGACCCTGGGCAGAACGGCCAAGTACGTGCTGCTCATTCTGTTTCTCGTGGTGGTGCTCATGCCCGTCTATGTGCTGGTGGTCACGAGCCTCAAACCGCCTCAGGATGTCAACCCGGCAACGTCGTGGGGCCTGCCCGTTCGCTGGCCGTGGGAGCCGGCGCTCGAGGGCGGGGCAACGGGGTTCGACAACTGGAGTCTCGCGTGGGACGCCCTCTCGCCCGCGATCGCCCGCACGTTTTTGCTTGCCATTCCCGCGGCGATCATCTCGTCGTTCCTGGGCGCGATGAACGGATTCGTGCTCTCCCGATGGCGCTTTCCCCGCGCCGACTGGGTGTTCACCTTCATCCTCTTTGGCATGTTCATTCCGTATCAGGCGATCATGACGCCGCTGGTGCAGATGAAGACGTCACTCGGGCTGCCGAGCGGCATCAGCACCCTGCTCGTCGTGCACATCATCTATGGCTTGCCCATCTGCACGCTGATCTTTCGCAACTACTACACGGGCATCCCAATGGAGCTCATGGAGGCCTCCCGCGTTGACGGCGCCGGCATGCTCCGCACGTTCGCGAGCATCGTGCTGCCCCTCTCGCTGCCGGGCTTTGTGGTCACGATCATCTGGCAGTTCACGAGCGCATGGAACGACTTTCTCTTCGCGCTGTTTCTCTCCAACCAACGAGAAGGGCCCGTCTCGCTTGCCCTCAACAACCTTGCCCAAGGCGCCCAGCTCGCCAATTACGGCTCGGCAATGGCCGGGGCGCTGCTCGCGTCGCTGCCCACCCTGGTGGTCTACATCGTGCTGGGCAAGTACTTCATCGGCGGGCTCATGAGCGGGTCGGTCAAGAGCTGA
- a CDS encoding ABC transporter substrate-binding protein: protein MNRSRTTRVAAIAAVSTLALGLAACTPGGDNGDNDGDVTITWWHNATSDPLQGLWEDVAAEFEEANPGVTVEVTGYQNEDLQRTLIPNALQSGDAPDVFMVWPGGEVRAQAEAGHLKDLTEVAADTIEEMGAAVSPWQLDGKQYAIPYAFGAAGIWYNTELFDKAGIEGTPETLSELADAVTALKAIDVAPIAVGAGDLWPAGHWWYQFAVSSCPTDVLETAIPEFDFSDPCWVEAGEQLEEFIATDPFNEGFLATPGQTGADSSNGLIANGQAAMEFMGPWNSGTIGALTEDGEVPEWLGWFPFPTVDGAGGDAGSIMGGGDGFGVHVDAPDEAVDLLKYIMSEDVQRRFAETGAGVPTHPGVADALTDPNLIASAAALGEASYVQLWIDSALGPAFGNPLNQAIVNIFAGSGTPQDVVAALEQTAAAQ from the coding sequence ATGAACAGATCCCGCACCACAAGGGTCGCCGCAATCGCTGCGGTATCCACCCTGGCGCTCGGGCTCGCAGCCTGCACCCCCGGCGGCGACAATGGCGATAACGACGGCGATGTCACCATCACGTGGTGGCACAATGCGACATCCGACCCCCTGCAGGGACTCTGGGAGGACGTCGCGGCTGAATTCGAAGAAGCCAACCCCGGAGTCACCGTAGAGGTCACCGGTTACCAAAACGAAGACTTGCAACGCACCCTCATCCCCAACGCCCTACAGTCGGGCGACGCCCCAGACGTCTTCATGGTCTGGCCCGGCGGCGAGGTGCGGGCGCAGGCCGAAGCTGGCCATCTCAAAGACCTGACCGAGGTCGCAGCAGACACGATCGAGGAGATGGGTGCCGCGGTAAGCCCGTGGCAGCTGGACGGCAAGCAGTACGCCATCCCCTATGCCTTCGGCGCTGCCGGCATTTGGTACAACACCGAGCTCTTCGACAAAGCGGGCATCGAAGGCACTCCGGAGACGCTGAGCGAGCTTGCAGATGCGGTGACCGCCCTCAAGGCGATTGATGTCGCCCCCATTGCGGTAGGCGCCGGCGACCTGTGGCCTGCGGGTCACTGGTGGTACCAGTTCGCGGTGAGCTCCTGCCCCACCGACGTGCTTGAGACCGCCATCCCCGAGTTCGACTTCTCTGACCCCTGCTGGGTCGAAGCTGGCGAGCAGCTGGAGGAGTTCATCGCTACCGACCCCTTCAATGAGGGATTCCTCGCAACCCCAGGGCAGACCGGCGCCGACAGCTCGAACGGGCTCATCGCCAACGGTCAGGCCGCCATGGAGTTCATGGGGCCGTGGAACTCCGGCACCATCGGCGCTCTCACCGAAGACGGCGAGGTCCCCGAGTGGCTCGGTTGGTTCCCGTTCCCCACCGTTGACGGTGCTGGCGGCGACGCCGGCAGCATCATGGGCGGCGGCGACGGCTTTGGCGTCCACGTGGATGCACCCGACGAAGCCGTCGACCTGCTGAAGTACATCATGAGCGAAGATGTTCAGCGCCGATTTGCCGAGACCGGCGCTGGCGTTCCCACCCACCCTGGTGTAGCAGACGCCCTCACGGATCCCAACCTCATCGCCAGCGCGGCAGCACTGGGCGAGGCGAGCTATGTGCAGCTCTGGATTGACAGCGCGCTCGGCCCGGCCTTCGGTAACCCGCTCAACCAGGCGATCGTGAACATCTTCGCCGGATCAGGCACGCCGCAGGATGTCGTGGCCGCTCTGGAGCAGACGGCCGCCGCTCAGTAG
- a CDS encoding carbohydrate ABC transporter permease, which translates to MTATHAAPPRVTAPSPAGPAPATPRRRPAADRRKWLEIALFAGPALVVFVGFVIVPVALAAVYSLYNWNGLGPLERFIGLDNYVRAFSDPLFIKAIGNNATIVIASILVQGPIAIAVALLLNRRMRGRTVIRALIFVPYVLAEVIAGLSWKLLLSPRGGVNAVLEAIGLGDLARPWLADPDIALWVMFGILSWKYLGFAILLMLAGLQGVPEELHEAAAIDGANWWQTQWRITLPLLGPTIRIWIFLSMIGSLQLFDMVWVTTKGGPIGATNTMAVYMIQYGQGQYGYGSAIAVILFVISLVVAVIYQRFAMRRDLAGALTSGVR; encoded by the coding sequence ATGACCGCAACGCATGCAGCACCCCCTCGCGTCACGGCCCCGAGCCCAGCAGGTCCAGCGCCCGCCACCCCCCGGCGTCGCCCAGCGGCCGACCGCCGCAAATGGTTAGAGATCGCTCTCTTTGCCGGGCCCGCCCTCGTGGTTTTCGTCGGGTTCGTGATCGTTCCCGTGGCTCTCGCCGCGGTCTACAGCCTCTACAACTGGAATGGCCTCGGCCCGCTCGAGCGATTCATTGGGCTCGACAACTATGTTCGGGCATTCTCCGACCCCCTCTTCATTAAGGCGATCGGCAACAACGCGACGATCGTTATCGCCTCGATCCTCGTGCAGGGCCCGATTGCGATCGCCGTCGCCCTGCTCCTCAATCGGCGCATGCGCGGACGCACCGTCATTCGCGCGCTCATCTTCGTTCCCTACGTGCTCGCCGAAGTTATTGCTGGTCTCTCGTGGAAGCTGCTGCTCTCGCCCCGGGGCGGCGTCAACGCCGTGCTCGAGGCGATCGGTCTAGGCGACCTGGCGCGGCCGTGGCTTGCGGACCCGGACATCGCGCTCTGGGTCATGTTCGGCATCCTGAGCTGGAAGTACCTGGGCTTCGCAATCCTGCTGATGCTCGCAGGGCTGCAAGGAGTGCCAGAAGAACTCCACGAGGCCGCCGCGATCGACGGAGCCAACTGGTGGCAGACCCAGTGGCGCATCACCCTGCCACTGCTCGGGCCCACCATTCGCATCTGGATATTTCTGTCGATGATTGGCTCCCTCCAGCTTTTCGACATGGTGTGGGTGACCACAAAGGGCGGCCCCATTGGAGCGACCAACACCATGGCCGTGTACATGATCCAGTACGGCCAGGGCCAGTACGGCTACGGAAGCGCGATCGCGGTCATCCTCTTTGTGATCTCGCTCGTCGTCGCCGTGATCTACCAACGGTTCGCCATGCGCCGCGACCTCGCCGGTGCGCTCACGAGCGGAGTTCGCTGA
- a CDS encoding carbohydrate ABC transporter permease, with the protein MRKGVRNWGPPLLLVSPTIVILGIFVYGLIGANVSVSLSDRHSLSPAESFVGLDNYFSLFAEERFQHSLYNLGIFTLFFLVGTMLFGFLWAWMLDKGVSAEGVFRSVYLFPMAISFIASGVVWRWLLNSAEGDRASGLNRIFESLGLGFLQNPWWNDPTWGMAAIALPAIWQLAGYVMALFLSGFRGIPDELREAARMDGASEWKLYRHVVFPQLSPVALSALVIIGHMSLKVFDLIMAITKSIYQTEVPATYMWVALTSNDYAKAATIATVLLLFVAVLIIPYLIHTSRSEKAQR; encoded by the coding sequence ATGCGCAAAGGGGTAAGAAACTGGGGGCCACCGCTGCTGCTGGTGTCGCCGACGATCGTTATCCTCGGCATCTTTGTCTACGGGCTCATCGGCGCGAACGTCTCTGTTTCACTCAGCGACAGGCACAGCCTGAGCCCCGCCGAGAGCTTTGTCGGTCTCGACAACTACTTCTCCCTGTTCGCCGAAGAACGCTTTCAGCACTCCCTCTATAACCTCGGCATCTTCACCCTGTTTTTTCTCGTCGGCACAATGCTGTTCGGCTTTCTCTGGGCGTGGATGCTCGACAAGGGCGTGAGCGCTGAGGGCGTTTTTCGCTCGGTCTACCTCTTTCCCATGGCGATCTCGTTCATCGCCTCTGGTGTGGTCTGGCGGTGGCTCCTCAACAGCGCAGAGGGTGATCGAGCATCCGGGCTCAATCGCATCTTCGAATCGCTCGGCCTTGGCTTCTTGCAGAATCCGTGGTGGAACGACCCGACCTGGGGCATGGCGGCCATCGCTCTCCCCGCGATCTGGCAACTCGCGGGCTATGTGATGGCCCTGTTCCTGTCGGGCTTTAGAGGCATCCCCGACGAACTGCGCGAAGCGGCCCGCATGGACGGCGCCTCGGAGTGGAAGCTCTACCGCCACGTCGTGTTTCCGCAGCTCAGCCCCGTGGCGCTCTCCGCCCTCGTGATCATCGGCCATATGTCGCTCAAGGTGTTTGACCTGATCATGGCCATCACCAAATCCATCTACCAAACCGAGGTTCCCGCCACCTACATGTGGGTGGCCCTCACCTCGAACGACTACGCAAAAGCGGCAACGATCGCCACCGTTCTCTTGCTGTTCGTTGCGGTGCTCATCATCCCGTACCTCATCCACACTTCGCGCTCCGAGAAGGCGCAGCGATGA
- a CDS encoding ABC transporter substrate-binding protein produces the protein MRKPVSLIAGAAILGLALAGCSGGGDTPSDSGGANEVEVFTWWSSGSEKVGLDALVKVFNEQYPDIEFINASVAGGAGSNAKAALASRLEAGDPPDTFQAHAGAELTDYIEAGQLQDLSSFFDDEGFTEVFPESLIQLLTVDDAIYSVPSNIHRANVVWVNTGILENAGIDPKKAPADIDAWISDLEKVKASGVEGPLALGTEWTQMQLFETVLLADLGADGYTGLWTGDTSWDSDGVTTAIDHYSTLLDFVNSDYTGLDWDAATQILIDGQAAYNVMGDWAEAAFAQAGLTYDNEYTTWPVPGTEGIFDFLADSFTLPVGAPHEEPAKDWLRTVGSADGQQAFNLAKGSIPARTDIDAADYPPYQQTAIKAYADDVIVSSLAHGAAASIAWSGDISSAVGRFGSDKDVAALQSALVDAAQKALG, from the coding sequence ATGCGCAAGCCAGTGTCACTGATCGCAGGGGCCGCAATCCTTGGCCTCGCCCTCGCCGGATGCTCGGGCGGAGGAGACACCCCGTCGGATTCCGGGGGCGCGAACGAGGTCGAAGTCTTCACCTGGTGGTCATCTGGATCGGAGAAAGTCGGGCTCGACGCCCTCGTCAAAGTCTTCAACGAGCAGTACCCCGACATCGAGTTCATCAACGCCTCTGTGGCCGGGGGCGCAGGCTCCAACGCCAAGGCAGCCCTAGCATCCCGCCTCGAAGCGGGCGACCCACCCGACACCTTCCAGGCACATGCTGGCGCCGAACTCACCGACTACATCGAAGCGGGCCAGCTGCAAGACCTGAGCTCGTTCTTCGACGACGAAGGGTTCACCGAAGTGTTTCCCGAGAGCCTGATCCAGTTGCTCACGGTTGACGACGCCATCTATTCGGTGCCCAGCAACATCCATCGCGCCAACGTCGTCTGGGTCAACACGGGCATCCTCGAAAACGCCGGCATCGACCCTAAGAAGGCACCCGCCGACATCGACGCCTGGATTTCTGATCTGGAGAAGGTCAAGGCCTCGGGAGTCGAGGGACCTCTCGCGCTGGGAACCGAATGGACCCAGATGCAGCTGTTCGAAACCGTGCTGCTCGCCGACCTCGGTGCCGACGGGTACACGGGGCTCTGGACGGGAGATACCTCCTGGGATAGCGATGGGGTCACGACCGCCATCGACCACTACAGCACCCTCCTCGACTTCGTCAACAGCGACTACACGGGCCTGGATTGGGATGCGGCGACGCAGATTCTGATCGATGGCCAGGCGGCCTACAACGTTATGGGCGACTGGGCTGAGGCCGCGTTCGCTCAGGCTGGGCTCACCTACGACAACGAATACACGACGTGGCCGGTGCCGGGCACGGAGGGAATCTTCGACTTTCTCGCCGACTCGTTCACGCTGCCCGTAGGCGCCCCCCACGAGGAACCCGCCAAAGACTGGCTGCGCACGGTCGGATCTGCAGACGGTCAGCAGGCGTTCAACCTGGCCAAGGGATCCATCCCCGCCCGCACCGACATCGATGCGGCCGACTACCCGCCCTACCAGCAGACCGCGATCAAGGCCTACGCGGACGACGTAATCGTGAGTTCGCTCGCCCACGGGGCCGCGGCGAGCATCGCGTGGTCGGGCGACATCTCCTCGGCGGTCGGCAGGTTCGGCAGCGATAAAGATGTGGCCGCGCTGCAGTCAGCGCTCGTTGACGCAGCCCAGAAGGCGCTCGGCTAA